The window GATGTTTTTATGTTTGTCAAAAAAATATCTCAAGCTGGGTTGATAGAAGGATTTGAGAAGGAAATTGACGATGAAATGAGTATATTCGGATTGACGTTGATAAAAAAAGATATTAATTTAATCAACAACGTTTTTTATGTTATATCAAATTATGTTTATTCTGTTTTTAGGCACTACAAAATAGTATTATGTATAATATTTTTCGAGATCATATATGCTTTTATTTACATGATATTGAATAAATATACTTTAATAGAAATTTTAACTAATACTGATGTTATCACTTTAAATGTTGGAGTTACCTGGTTATTAACAGGATTGTGTTTTTTGTTACATGAGATAGGTCATGCGATAGCTGCAATAGCTAATGGTATTAAAATTAAAACATTTTCATTTGGTTTGTATCTAGGCTTAATACCAATGTTTTATTTTACATACGATGATTTAAAACCTGCGTCACCTAAAATTAAATTTAGAGTAACGGTTGCCGGTATATATACTAACCTTATATGTGCAGGGTTGTGTTTATTATTATTAGAACTTCCTTTTGTGTCGGAAAATGCTTATAAAGTTCTCAGTTTATTTCTGATATTGAATGTATATATGATAGTAGGCAATTTGCTTCCATTTAAGTTATGTGACGGCTACTATATTTTGTCAATATTGCTCAATAAATATGACTTGAGAATAACTTTAATAAAACTTTTAATATCTTTTAAGGGTATTAATGATGTAAGCAGAAGAGCGAGAAAATTAGTAATATCCTATGCGATTTTCTCTTTTGTAAC is drawn from Caldicellulosiruptor naganoensis and contains these coding sequences:
- a CDS encoding site-2 protease family protein produces the protein MELCKRGRYKIVDDISLTRQESLFNEFFYLLGSKSKNSYIKIPINLVKYCEDIIDKLDGNHSIEEIEDILSRKYGENIDVFMFVKKISQAGLIEGFEKEIDDEMSIFGLTLIKKDINLINNVFYVISNYVYSVFRHYKIVLCIIFFEIIYAFIYMILNKYTLIEILTNTDVITLNVGVTWLLTGLCFLLHEIGHAIAAIANGIKIKTFSFGLYLGLIPMFYFTYDDLKPASPKIKFRVTVAGIYTNLICAGLCLLLLELPFVSENAYKVLSLFLILNVYMIVGNLLPFKLCDGYYILSILLNKYDLRITLIKLLISFKGINDVSRRARKLVISYAIFSFVTFALSIYSFCIHIYNCFYLGNYMYGLFILTIFAITIIVTVVNIVLKSKGGKIR